Genomic DNA from Pelosinus sp. UFO1:
AGCACAAAAGCTAATTGTTTCAAAAAAAAGTATAAAGAAAGGAAAATTCAAAAACATATATCATATTCTTAATTTAGGTAGACAAACCTTCTTAGATTGGGTTAAAGAACCACTTGTGCTACATCAATCTCGAAATGAATATTTGCTCAAGATATTTTTCTATCGTCATCTATCCAAGGAAGAAGTGGTTAGTCGAATCACACAATTTATAAAGTTGTTATCGGAGTATAAAGAGAATCTGGTCAAGATTGAACCCTTAGTTGCTTCACAAGCGGACTTCTTCCAAATGTCCACACTACGTTATGGATTGGATAATTATCAGTTTTTAATTGATTGGTTTCAAAAGTATTTAATAATTATAGATCAAGAATATTCAAAAACTGAATAAGCTTATTAAGACTCTAATGGAATCCAGGCTAAAAAAGCCATACTATATAAATTGAGGGGAGAATAAGTGATGAAAATTGTAGCTATTAATGGGAGCCCTAGAGGCAAGGCTAGTAATACGAATGTCATGGTTACCGCTTTTTTAAAGGGAGCACAAGCGGCAGGAGCAGAAACTGTAAATGTTTATTTAGCAGAAAAGGAGATCAAACATTGTAAAGGATGCTTTTCCTGTTGGATCAATAACCCCGGACAATGCGTAATTAAAGATGATATGGCAGAAATAATTTCGCTTACAGAAGGTGCAGATATTCTTGTTTTAGCTACGCCACTTTACTTTGATAATATCTCTGGTATTCTAAAAGACTTTATGGACCGCAGTATAGTAAAGGGCGATCCTCATTTTCAAAAAGACCCAACAGGAGAATGTCGGCACTTGAAAAGTACAAAAGGACCATCTCCTAAACTAGTAATGATATCTAATTGTGGTTTTCCTGAAAGATCTCACTTTCAAGTAATTTCTCATTGGGTTGAGAGAGCAGCACTTAACATGCATACCGAAGTCATCGGCCAAATTTATGCAACACAAGGGGGACTTCTGACTGCTCAAATAGAAGATTTACAACCTGTTATTTTTAACTATCTACAACTTTTAGAAAAGGCTGGAGAAGAGGTTGTTACGAATTTGAGAATATCCGAGAAAACTGATAAATTATTAGAACAAAGCTTTATCCCTGATGAGATTTATATTAAACAAGCTAACAATTATTTTGATACTATAATAAAACAGAGTTAGATTACTCGCCTATTTTGAAGCGCCAATGAATATTGAATGATGTTATTACCCAATGGTACTAAAAGGATATAAGCTGTGTAAAAATTAAAAGAACCCAGGATGCGTGTAAATACGTATCCTGGGTTTTAAGCATTATTGACTGTCTACTTTTGAGGTTTATCAATTAGCTTAGAATGTTATAGAAGTAATTAATAAACTGGAAAGTCCGATTAGGTAATAATATTTTCTCTATCTTAGGCAGGAATATCATATGATATTACAGAAATTTCCTTTTAATACAACAAAATTTATCCATCTAGCCGAATCTTAAAGAAAAACGGTCTAGGCCATAAATTCATTTAGGAGGGTATTAGAATGATACGATTGCTTACGGAACAGGATAGAGTCCAAGTTATGAAGTATTTGCAAAAAGATAGTTTTGGAGGGGCTTTTATAATAGGAAATTTGTTAGGATTTGGCTTAGAAAATCATAAGGACCAGAGAAGATGCGGTGATTACTATGGCTATTTTTCTCAAGGAGAATTAATAGGAGTATTACCCTTTTATAATATGGGCAGCTGCATCCCCGTATTTGAAGACGAAAAAGAAGTGGTTACGTCCTTTGCGGATATTATGAGGATGCGACAGTTCCAAGTTCTAATAGGAATGAAAAAGTTTATTAAACCCTTATATGATGTCGTTTCTAATGAAAAGGAGATAGTAAGTTACCAAGAAAGCAGCTACTTTGTAAATAAGCATTTTAGCCCTTTGGCTATAGAAAATACAACTTTTTCCGATGCCCGTGAAATCAATAATAATGATGCAGTGGAATTTATCAGAAGGGCTTATCGGGAAGGATTCCATCAAGAGCATACTCCTGAAGAAACAAAGAAAATAATAGAACAACGCAATGCGGAGGAAGAATTTCTTTTTCTAATAGTTGACGGTAAAATCGTTGCACAGGCCTATATTCAAGCTGTTACTGATAAAATCAATCAAATTGGCGGAGTATTCACTTTGGAGGGGGAACGTAATAAAAGATATGGTAAGGCCATTGTATCGGAACTATGTCGTCGAATTATTGCTAGGGGCAAAATTCCAACTCTTTCAGTTCGTAAAGATAATACTCCAGCAGTTAAAGCATATGTCACTCTTGGCTTTTCACATCATGATGATTATCTAATTGTTAAGTGCAAAGTATAATTAGGTGAGGGGCATAGAAAACCTAGAAAGTCATTAAGACAATATTTGTGTTTTAAATCAGTTTGTACTAAAGCTACGAACCTGTGCTATAACGGTTATCAGCCATTCCTTCGTATTTTGAACCTGCCCAAAAACAGGGTTTACAGTGAAGTAACATTTTCTCAACCATTCTGTTAGGTTAGTCGGCATAATAAAAGAAGGATAAACTCTATGATACTAGAGTTTATCCTTCTTCTTTCATTCAGATGCTTTTTCGCCGAACTTAACCTTTCTAATTTAAATAAACAGCAGATGTGAAACTAGTATTATGCATGCTACTTTGGATTGTTTCTAGGGATAATATGGTATATAGTTAGAATTAACCGAAGCGGAGGTAGTACGAAAAGAAAAATCTTGGAGGAAGGAATTATGCAATTAGGCAGAAGCTCAAAAGATATTATAAACAGCTATCTTTATTGGAGTAGTTTATATAGCCTTCCGCGCTGTATCTTTACAATTATGCTTAGTTCATTGTCATATTATTTGTCTACAGAGTATTGGTATTTCTCTTGGATTGCTCTTTTACTCCTTTGTCTTTATGCGCTGAAAGGATCATCCTTTTTCACATTTCTAACGGGATTTTTTTCATATTTACTTGGATCATCCAATCCTCATGCGGTGTTGCCCCTTATCGTTTACTGGCCTTTGATTATTATTAATGCTATTCTATTTGCCAGTGTACTTGCTATCTTTCATCATTTTGCCGTCAAATGGAAAGGACGGGATACAAGCTTTATCTTTGCGTGCGGTTTAACTGCACAGGAATTCATTGTGTCACTATATTCTCCCCATGGTACTGTACATAGTATAGCTTATACACAAATATCTAACCCTCCCATTGTTCAAATTGCATCGATCACAGGTATTTGGGGTATTACTTTTTTAATGGCACTCATCCCTGCAAGTATTGCTTTAGCTTATCATTATCCTCAGAATCGAAGGTTAACCATAAAAACAAATCTAATTCCAGTAAGTCTACTTTTATTCACGATTTTATTTGGATTTTATCGCTTACATACGCCTTTGGAAGGGCCTAGTATAAAAGTTGGCATTGCTTCGATATCTACTAATTTAGAACAATATGCAGTCGTAGCAGCAAATCGGGATAGACATCAAGTTACAGACACGATTCAACGTTATATTCAAAAGATTGACTTGCTTGCACAATCAGGGGCAGAAGTTGTTTTGCTGCCAGAAAAGATTATTACGATAGAAAAGTACGACGATAATTTTCAGCGTCTATTTAATACAGCACAAAAGAATAAAGTTAACTTAATTGTAGGAGTAACTAGAAAAGATGATAGGGATTTTTACAATTCGGCCTATATCTTTTCTCCAGCAGGAGAAGTTCTTTTAGAATATGATAAAAAACATCTACTACCAGCGTTTGAAAGCAGGTATACTTCAGGAACTACGCTTGGAATCATAGATAAGTGGGGCATTGAAATTTGCAAAGATATGGACTTTACCCAACCTGCACTCGATTATAGTAAGCAAGGAGTAAATATTGTTTTCGTTCCTGCACTGGATTTTCATGACGATGGTTGGAGTCATGCGCGTGTTGCAATTATGCGAGGTGTTGAAGGGAATTATGCAGTAGCACGAGCTGGACAGTGGGGATTATTAACCTTAAGTGATAGTAGAGGTCGTATTATAAATATGGTATATAGCGATGTAGAGGATGACAGCGGAGCTGTGTTAGTGAGCAAGGTAGACCTTGGGCAGGGAAAATCAATATATAGCAAATTGGGTAATAGTTTTGGATGGTTATGCCTAGGAATGTTTATTATACTGAGCATTTCTATGTTGATTATAATACCTAATAAATCTAAAATCAGGGAGATGAAGATATGGATTGCAGAATTGTTAAAAAAGAGGCATTCAAGGTTATAGGCAAGGTGTCCAAAGTATCCACAAAGGGAGGGGCAGAACTAAGAGAAATTCCTGAGTTGTGGGATAAATGTAATTCTGATGGAACTTGTCAGAGAATATGTTCAATCGATCACAGACAAAATATACTAGGTATTTGTATGGACTTTGAACATGATAAAGAACAATTTTCTTATATGATTGCAATAGAAGATATAAATAATTTGCAGGATACTGGTTTTGAAACCAGAGAAATTCCGGCTGGCACTTGGGCAGTTTTTACATCAGTAGGGTCTATGCCAAATGCCATACAAACAGTATGGGAAAAAATCTTTAAGGAATGGTTACCCACGTCAGGCTTTAAGCACGCTGATGCACCTGAACTTGAAGTATATTTTCCTGGAAATCCATCAGCGCAGGATTATAAATGTGAAATATGGATACCGATAATAAAGAATAGCTAATAGGAGATAGGTATTAATACATAAATGCAAACATTGTTGAATGTACTAATTTTAAGTGTAACAGAGATTTTTTATTTATTCGGGATATTAATTGCAGTAGGTTTGTTATTAGGTTGGATTGAATCGCTTTCAAATGGATGGGCATATAAAGCCTTTGGTAAATCGGGTATAATGTTAACTGCATGTATAGGGACACCAATACATGAAATAGGTCATGCTCTAATGTGTTTACTATTTGGGCATAAAATTATTTCTATAAAACTTTTTGATATCAATCCTAATAATTCAACCCTTGGATATGTGAATCATAGTTTCAACAAGTATAGTCTATATCAAAGAAGTGGGAATTTTTTCATAAGCATTGGGCCGATATTTAGTGGTACAGCAGCCATATTATTCTTTATGTACATGCTAGAGCCTAATACCTTCAAAGCATTGCAGATGTACATAGTATCAGCTCCTGTAGGGAGTAACAACATAGTAGACTTTATAAAATGGTCAGGGCACTCCATCATGATAGTGTACAAAGGAATAGTAAGCAATGGAAGCATAAGTTCTCCAAGTTTCTGGTTATTCTTAGTATTAACAATATGTACGTCCTCACATATCGCGTTAAGTAGGGCGGATATAGATAATGCGAAATCAGGGCTGATCGTTACTTTATTAGTGGTTGTACTATTTAATATAGGTGCATCGTTATATGGAATTGAAACCCTAAAATATGTATTGGCAGTTGCTAAGTATAATATCTACTTACTATCTGTGTTATCTGTATCGATTGCTTTTTCCCTCGTAACAGCTTTAATAATGGGGATCTTTTGTAGTATAAAAGGCTATCATAGAAACTAATTATGTCAGGTTGAGGCAAGATAATTTTGAAGGAGATAATTACATGGGAGAAAAGGCTGATTATAAAAAAGAACTAAAAGAATTATACAAAGCATCGTCTAAAGCATGTTCAGTCATAGAGGTTCCGGCTATGAGATTTCTAATGATTGAGGGAAAAGGAAATCCAAATGAATCACTTGAATTTCAAAATGCCGTGGAAGCGTTGTTTAGCGTTTCCTATACCTTGAAATTCATGATTAAAAAATCAGCTAGTATAGACTATGGAGTAATGCCTTTAGAAGGTCTGTGGTGGTGCGACGATATGGGAAAATTCAGTGTGGAAGATAAAGATAACTGGAAATGGAAGCTAATGATTATGCAGCCATCTCACATAACCCATGAGAACTTTCTCGAGGCAGTTGAAAAAGTAAGGCGGGAAAAAAAACTAAATGCTGCTGATAAAATTAGCTTTGCTACATATGACGAGGGAAAAGCCGCACAGATATTACATATTGGACCTTTTTCAGAGGAAGGGCCAACCGTTCAAAAACTTCATACATTTATTTTGGACAATCAATATCAGATGAGAGGAAAACACCATGAAATTTACCTTAGTGACACTAGGCGAGGTAAAGCAGAAAACTGGAAAACTATTATTAGACAACCGATTATGTGATTAGCGGCAGTGAGCTGCCCTGGATGGGAATCTTAGAGCAGTTCAACATCATTAAAGAAAGTTGAACGCCCACAAGAAGAGTGTAACTCCTTTTTGTGGGCGGCTTTTTATTGTTTGTGTAAGGGATGAATTTTAGCACGCAATCTAAGGGCGGGTTGAATATAGACTCAATGGATGGTATGATTGTAAAAAAATGGGCGTGAGGTTATTAATGTATAAGAAATATTTTAGTTTTTTACATAAAGCCGATAAATCGGTAAATGAAAGCGTGTTGGTAGAAGATTACCTGGATAATAATCATTTAATCGAATTGCGTCAAGTTGAGAAGATATATCACACTGATGCAGGGGATTTTACGGCACTCAGAGGTGTTGATTTACAAGTCAATGCAGGGGAATTCCTGGCGATTATTGGTAAGTCGGGTAGTGGGAAATCGACAATTCTTAATATGATTACAGGTGTCGATCGACCTACTGCAGGTGAAGTAATGATAAATGGTACGGCCGTGCATAAAATGCAAGAAAACCAAATGGCAGTGTGGCGTGGGCGCAATATCGGCATTGTATTTCAGTTTTTTCAATTGCTGCCGACCTTATCCGTTTTAGAAAATATTATGCTGCCGATGGATTTCTGCAATATGTATAGACCTAGTGAACGGCAAGAAAGGGCGATGTCATTGTTAGCAATGGTTGAAATGACTGGTCAGGCGCATAAATTGCCTACTGAGCTTTCTGGCGGTCAGCAACAGCGGGTAGCGATTGTACGTGCGTTGGCGAATGACCCACCGATTATCGTAGCCGATGAACCAACGGGAAATTTAGACTCTAAAACAGCGGATGCTGTTTTTACGTTATTTGATGAGTTGGTTGGACGTGGGAAAACAATTTTAATGGTTACACATGACAGCGACATAGAGAGACGTGTTGGGCGGTCGATTACAGTTGCAGATGGTGAGATAGTGAATCAAACTGCAGATCATAAAATTGTTAATCAGGCGTCCACAGTAGGAGGAAATCCGTCATGATGATTGGCGTGCGGTGGCTCAAGGTGCTCCGTGACCTATTGAATAATAAGATTCGCACGCTGTTGGTAGTATTATCGATAGCAGTAGGTGTTTTTGCCATCGGCATGGTAGCAGGCACTTATGAGATTATATTACGGGATTTAAGCAGTAGTTATAAAGCTGTGAATCCGGCTATGGCAACCATTTATTCCAGCTCATTTAAAGAGGAGTTTTTAGAATCCATTCGTAAGGTAAAGGGAGTTTCAGGAGCGCAAGGACAGCGGACACTATCTATGCGCGTAAAGGTGGGGCCTGATAAATGGCAAAAGCTAGAGATGGCTGTAATCCCTGATTATAAGGATATCCAAATTAATAAGCTGAAACTGATTAGTGGTTCCTGGCCACCGCCAGAAAAACAGATGCTGATTGAACGGAGCGGATTGAGTGATATAAAGGCCAACGTGGGTGACGAGGTGGAGGTAGAGAGTTCGGATGGTAAAAAACGCAGCCTGCGTATTGCAGGAGTCGTTCATGATATTAACCAGAATCCCACCGCCTTTTCAGGCAGAATCTATGGATATATCACTCTTGAGACGTTAGATGCCTTAGGATTGAAATGGGAACTAGATACCGTCAACATCACGGTTGATGGGGATCCCCCTTCGGAAGAATATATTGCTCAAGTTGGACAAAAGGTATGGGAAAAAATTGAGAAAAGTGGACGTAAGGTTTTCTGGATGTATAAAAATAAGCCGGGTGAGCATCCGGCTCAATCCATGATCGATGCGTTATTGATGACCCTCGGCGCAATGGGGATATTGTCATTGATATTAAGCGGGTTTTTGCTGGTAAATACCATCTCTTCACTTTTAACGCAGCAAGTCAGGCAAATTGGAGTCATGAAGGCGATCGGCGCTTCCACGAAGCAGATTATCAAAATGTATCTCATGTATGTGATTATTTATAGCCTATTGGCATTGATGATAGCTGTGCCTTTGGGGATTTTAGCAGCGGGAGTTGTATCGAAATTTATTGCCAGTTACATAAATTTTGATATTTCAGGTCTTGCCATTTCTTATCCTGTATTAGCTGCGGAAGTGGCTACCGGTTTACTTATCCCATTACTGGCTGCAATACTCCCAGTTGTTAGAGGGGCCAGGATTACCGTGCGGGAAGCTATTAATTCTTATGGTGTAGGCAGTGCAGGCGGTTTTGGTACAGGGATGATTGATCGAATTACCAGACGGATGAAAGGTGTGTCTCGTCCAGTTCTTTTATCCCTGAGGAATACATTTCGCCGTAAAGGGCGCTTGGCACTTACTCTGATTACCCTAACTGTCAGCGGGGTAATTTTTATCTCCATATTCAGCGTGCGCGATTCTATGATGCTAACACTTGATGATGCATTGGATTATTTTAAATATGATATAGAAATTGATGTTAAGAATTGGTCTAGAGTAGAACAACTCGAACAAACGGCGATGAATGTACCAGGCGTGTCAAAGGCGGAAAGTTGGAGCTTTGACGGTGCGAGATTATTGAAAAGTGATGGCAGGGAGAGCGAAAGTACTGAGATTGTAATCATGGCGCCGCCAAGTGGGACCAAAATGCTTAAACCGATTGTGCTGCAAGGGCGTTGGCTTGTACCTGAGGATGAAAGCGGAATTGTTATTAATACTGAGGTTTTGAAGGATCATCCAAATGTTAAGGTAGGCGACCGATTGGCGATTAAACTGAGTAAGTCTGATAAGCAAAAAACCTACTGGACAGTAGTGGGAATTGTCAGAGGTGTTATGGCCGGACCTTTTGTGTATGCCAATTACTCCTATTTTTCAAATGTAGTAGGTAAACCGGGGCAAGGTATTAACGTCTTTGCAGTTACAGAAAGTCGCGATCCTGATGTTCAGATGCAAATCTCTAAAACCCTGGAAAAGCATTTTAAAGATTCCGGCATGCCAGTAAGTCGTATACAGACGATGTCGGATTTAAAGGCGCAAATCCAGTCTCAATTTAATGTAATTATTATATTCTTACTCGTGATGGCTTTGATGCTTGCTATTGTGGGCGGTTTAGGGTTGATGGGAACGATGAGTATTAATGTACTTGAACGTACCCGTGAGATTGGAATCATGAGGTCAATTGGCGCATCCAATTGGGCGGTACGAAGAATATTTATCATTGAAGGTGTACTGATTGGGATATTGAGCTGGGGATTGGCGATGATTATCGCGTTACCGATTAGTAAACTATTCAGCAATATGCTAGGAAATGCTTTTA
This window encodes:
- a CDS encoding nitrilase-related carbon-nitrogen hydrolase, which codes for MQLGRSSKDIINSYLYWSSLYSLPRCIFTIMLSSLSYYLSTEYWYFSWIALLLLCLYALKGSSFFTFLTGFFSYLLGSSNPHAVLPLIVYWPLIIINAILFASVLAIFHHFAVKWKGRDTSFIFACGLTAQEFIVSLYSPHGTVHSIAYTQISNPPIVQIASITGIWGITFLMALIPASIALAYHYPQNRRLTIKTNLIPVSLLLFTILFGFYRLHTPLEGPSIKVGIASISTNLEQYAVVAANRDRHQVTDTIQRYIQKIDLLAQSGAEVVLLPEKIITIEKYDDNFQRLFNTAQKNKVNLIVGVTRKDDRDFYNSAYIFSPAGEVLLEYDKKHLLPAFESRYTSGTTLGIIDKWGIEICKDMDFTQPALDYSKQGVNIVFVPALDFHDDGWSHARVAIMRGVEGNYAVARAGQWGLLTLSDSRGRIINMVYSDVEDDSGAVLVSKVDLGQGKSIYSKLGNSFGWLCLGMFIILSISMLIIIPNKSKIREMKIWIAELLKKRHSRL
- a CDS encoding ABC transporter permease, which encodes MMIGVRWLKVLRDLLNNKIRTLLVVLSIAVGVFAIGMVAGTYEIILRDLSSSYKAVNPAMATIYSSSFKEEFLESIRKVKGVSGAQGQRTLSMRVKVGPDKWQKLEMAVIPDYKDIQINKLKLISGSWPPPEKQMLIERSGLSDIKANVGDEVEVESSDGKKRSLRIAGVVHDINQNPTAFSGRIYGYITLETLDALGLKWELDTVNITVDGDPPSEEYIAQVGQKVWEKIEKSGRKVFWMYKNKPGEHPAQSMIDALLMTLGAMGILSLILSGFLLVNTISSLLTQQVRQIGVMKAIGASTKQIIKMYLMYVIIYSLLALMIAVPLGILAAGVVSKFIASYINFDISGLAISYPVLAAEVATGLLIPLLAAILPVVRGARITVREAINSYGVGSAGGFGTGMIDRITRRMKGVSRPVLLSLRNTFRRKGRLALTLITLTVSGVIFISIFSVRDSMMLTLDDALDYFKYDIEIDVKNWSRVEQLEQTAMNVPGVSKAESWSFDGARLLKSDGRESESTEIVIMAPPSGTKMLKPIVLQGRWLVPEDESGIVINTEVLKDHPNVKVGDRLAIKLSKSDKQKTYWTVVGIVRGVMAGPFVYANYSYFSNVVGKPGQGINVFAVTESRDPDVQMQISKTLEKHFKDSGMPVSRIQTMSDLKAQIQSQFNVIIIFLLVMALMLAIVGGLGLMGTMSINVLERTREIGIMRSIGASNWAVRRIFIIEGVLIGILSWGLAMIIALPISKLFSNMLGNAFMHAPFSFTFSVGGAILWLIIVIVLAAVASFLPAWNASRLSIREVLAYE
- a CDS encoding GyrI-like domain-containing protein; amino-acid sequence: MDCRIVKKEAFKVIGKVSKVSTKGGAELREIPELWDKCNSDGTCQRICSIDHRQNILGICMDFEHDKEQFSYMIAIEDINNLQDTGFETREIPAGTWAVFTSVGSMPNAIQTVWEKIFKEWLPTSGFKHADAPELEVYFPGNPSAQDYKCEIWIPIIKNS
- a CDS encoding GyrI-like domain-containing protein, whose product is MGEKADYKKELKELYKASSKACSVIEVPAMRFLMIEGKGNPNESLEFQNAVEALFSVSYTLKFMIKKSASIDYGVMPLEGLWWCDDMGKFSVEDKDNWKWKLMIMQPSHITHENFLEAVEKVRREKKLNAADKISFATYDEGKAAQILHIGPFSEEGPTVQKLHTFILDNQYQMRGKHHEIYLSDTRRGKAENWKTIIRQPIM
- a CDS encoding ABC transporter ATP-binding protein translates to MYKKYFSFLHKADKSVNESVLVEDYLDNNHLIELRQVEKIYHTDAGDFTALRGVDLQVNAGEFLAIIGKSGSGKSTILNMITGVDRPTAGEVMINGTAVHKMQENQMAVWRGRNIGIVFQFFQLLPTLSVLENIMLPMDFCNMYRPSERQERAMSLLAMVEMTGQAHKLPTELSGGQQQRVAIVRALANDPPIIVADEPTGNLDSKTADAVFTLFDELVGRGKTILMVTHDSDIERRVGRSITVADGEIVNQTADHKIVNQASTVGGNPS
- a CDS encoding PadR family transcriptional regulator, which codes for MIDYIILGFLLDKEMTGYDIKQKINVSTANFYDASFGSIYPALKRLEAQKLIVSKKSIKKGKFKNIYHILNLGRQTFLDWVKEPLVLHQSRNEYLLKIFFYRHLSKEEVVSRITQFIKLLSEYKENLVKIEPLVASQADFFQMSTLRYGLDNYQFLIDWFQKYLIIIDQEYSKTE
- a CDS encoding GNAT family N-acetyltransferase gives rise to the protein MIRLLTEQDRVQVMKYLQKDSFGGAFIIGNLLGFGLENHKDQRRCGDYYGYFSQGELIGVLPFYNMGSCIPVFEDEKEVVTSFADIMRMRQFQVLIGMKKFIKPLYDVVSNEKEIVSYQESSYFVNKHFSPLAIENTTFSDAREINNNDAVEFIRRAYREGFHQEHTPEETKKIIEQRNAEEEFLFLIVDGKIVAQAYIQAVTDKINQIGGVFTLEGERNKRYGKAIVSELCRRIIARGKIPTLSVRKDNTPAVKAYVTLGFSHHDDYLIVKCKV
- a CDS encoding flavodoxin family protein, whose translation is MKIVAINGSPRGKASNTNVMVTAFLKGAQAAGAETVNVYLAEKEIKHCKGCFSCWINNPGQCVIKDDMAEIISLTEGADILVLATPLYFDNISGILKDFMDRSIVKGDPHFQKDPTGECRHLKSTKGPSPKLVMISNCGFPERSHFQVISHWVERAALNMHTEVIGQIYATQGGLLTAQIEDLQPVIFNYLQLLEKAGEEVVTNLRISEKTDKLLEQSFIPDEIYIKQANNYFDTIIKQS